Proteins encoded by one window of Pseudomonas tructae:
- a CDS encoding zinc-binding alcohol dehydrogenase family protein yields MKAYVIEQPGGPEALQLRDIPSAEPTSDEVQIRVRAFGLNRAETYLRAGKMGDITTPRVPGIEAVGEVIHDPAGVLRTGQRVATAMGGMQFSRNGSYAEQVTVLRNNVISLDNLSLSWEQLATLPEAYLTAWGALDKSLAIQQGQTLLVRGGTSSVGLAAITYAKARGLTVIATTRSAENIERLYQMGADEVVVDNGDIAQRIREITPAGVDAALEIVGATTLRDTIRTLRPFGAVSVIGLLGGPPVVEQFHLMQDLPGGTRLNFFPSGLLGTPALPLQDTPLAWLAKELAAKSMPSILSRTFDFDEVRHAHRLMESDRALGKLVVML; encoded by the coding sequence ATGAAAGCTTATGTGATTGAACAACCGGGCGGCCCTGAAGCCCTGCAACTGCGAGATATCCCGTCAGCCGAGCCAACCTCGGACGAAGTGCAGATCCGCGTCCGTGCATTTGGCCTCAACCGCGCAGAAACCTACCTGCGCGCTGGCAAAATGGGTGACATCACCACCCCACGTGTGCCCGGCATCGAGGCCGTGGGCGAAGTCATCCATGACCCCGCCGGGGTCTTGCGCACCGGCCAGCGCGTGGCAACGGCCATGGGCGGCATGCAGTTCAGCCGCAATGGCAGCTATGCCGAGCAGGTTACGGTACTGCGCAATAACGTGATCTCACTGGACAACCTGTCTCTCTCGTGGGAACAACTGGCCACGCTGCCGGAGGCGTATCTCACTGCCTGGGGGGCGCTTGACAAGAGCTTAGCCATCCAACAAGGCCAGACCTTGCTGGTACGGGGAGGCACTTCGTCGGTTGGCCTGGCCGCCATCACCTATGCCAAGGCCCGCGGACTGACAGTGATCGCAACTACGCGCAGCGCTGAGAACATCGAACGTCTTTACCAAATGGGCGCTGACGAGGTGGTCGTCGATAACGGTGACATAGCTCAGCGTATTCGCGAAATCACGCCTGCAGGGGTGGATGCCGCACTGGAAATCGTCGGAGCCACAACACTGCGCGACACGATCAGGACACTGCGACCGTTCGGCGCTGTGAGCGTCATCGGCCTGCTCGGTGGCCCGCCGGTAGTGGAGCAGTTCCACCTGATGCAGGACCTGCCTGGCGGAACGCGACTGAACTTCTTCCCGAGCGGCTTATTGGGAACACCGGCCTTGCCATTGCAGGACACGCCGTTAGCGTGGCTCGCAAAGGAACTCGCCGCCAAGAGCATGCCCTCCATACTTTCCCGAACCTTCGACTTCGACGAGGTCCGCCACGCGCACCGCTTGATGGAAAGCGATCGTGCACTGGGCAAGCTCGTCGTCATGCTCTGA
- a CDS encoding YybH family protein, translating to MRTTLIVLVLGACLLPMTAQAAKPAAKDAVKTAVTQQLHHYEAALNASDVDRVMTLYADDAVFMPQHSPPAVGRDAVRAAYGQVFDTIKLDIRFTIDEIQPLSRDWAFARTRSNGTVKSLSGDRQASAEGNQEIFLLHRETDGEWRFARYIFSTTHPPRLP from the coding sequence ATGCGTACCACATTGATCGTACTGGTTCTCGGCGCGTGTCTGCTACCCATGACGGCTCAGGCCGCCAAACCCGCTGCCAAGGATGCTGTGAAGACAGCCGTCACCCAGCAGCTCCACCACTATGAGGCCGCACTGAACGCATCCGACGTCGACCGTGTCATGACCTTGTATGCAGACGATGCCGTGTTCATGCCACAGCACAGCCCGCCGGCCGTAGGCCGTGACGCAGTGCGCGCGGCGTATGGCCAGGTCTTCGACACAATCAAGCTCGACATACGTTTTACCATCGATGAGATTCAACCGCTGTCACGCGACTGGGCGTTTGCGCGTACGCGCTCTAACGGAACAGTCAAGTCGCTGTCCGGCGACCGGCAGGCCAGCGCCGAAGGCAACCAGGAAATCTTCCTGCTGCATCGAGAAACCGATGGTGAATGGCGCTTTGCGCGCTACATCTTCTCGACCACCCATCCACCCAGATTGCCGTAA
- a CDS encoding sensor histidine kinase encodes MQLPDFILVNMEAILQGWEDFARSVDTPMPDLDKRGLRNHAGQILRAVVLDMRTSQSEQQQIEKSHGHGPTSEESTAAQTHAITRLIAGFSLDQMVSEYRALRSSVLRLWLAQEYLGDGHQITEMVRFNESIDQALAESIASYGKAVEANRKMVLGVLGHDLRTPLSAVTMGADLLRKSNKLPDREKRLATQIAISARNANQMVNDLLDLARCNLGVGIPINREVTDLLYICQGIVNELRTGHPDAQIVFKNNEKVVGQFDPVRMAQVFSNLISNAVRHGDLKQPIEVTLKADEASVLFDVLNFGEPIPPDAIPILFSPEGRYSRYSNDNRGETVGLGLGLFIAAEIVAGHDGKIEVGSTLEQGTIFRVSLPIL; translated from the coding sequence ATGCAGCTGCCAGATTTCATCCTCGTCAACATGGAAGCCATTCTCCAAGGGTGGGAAGATTTCGCACGATCGGTAGATACTCCCATGCCCGATCTCGACAAGCGCGGCCTCAGAAATCATGCAGGGCAGATATTGAGAGCGGTCGTGCTCGACATGCGAACCTCTCAGAGCGAGCAGCAACAGATTGAAAAGTCCCATGGCCACGGACCTACCAGCGAAGAAAGTACGGCGGCGCAAACACATGCAATAACCCGCTTGATAGCTGGTTTCAGCTTGGATCAGATGGTTTCCGAATATCGCGCCCTTAGATCGAGTGTTCTCCGATTATGGCTGGCCCAAGAGTATCTAGGGGACGGCCACCAAATCACGGAAATGGTTCGCTTCAACGAGTCAATTGATCAAGCGCTGGCCGAGTCGATCGCGTCCTATGGCAAAGCCGTGGAAGCGAACAGAAAAATGGTCTTAGGCGTGCTGGGCCATGACCTTCGAACGCCGTTGAGCGCTGTGACGATGGGTGCCGACCTGCTACGCAAATCGAATAAATTGCCCGACCGCGAAAAAAGGCTTGCGACCCAGATTGCTATCAGCGCTCGAAATGCTAATCAGATGGTTAACGACCTGCTCGACCTGGCACGTTGTAATCTTGGGGTAGGAATCCCTATCAATAGAGAAGTCACTGATTTACTTTACATATGTCAAGGCATCGTAAATGAACTGCGCACCGGCCATCCTGACGCGCAAATTGTATTTAAAAACAATGAAAAAGTCGTAGGTCAGTTTGACCCAGTACGGATGGCACAGGTGTTCTCTAATTTGATTAGCAATGCAGTGCGCCATGGAGACTTGAAACAACCCATAGAAGTAACCCTGAAAGCTGATGAGGCCTCAGTTTTATTCGATGTATTGAATTTTGGCGAGCCCATTCCTCCCGACGCAATACCTATTCTTTTCAGCCCTGAAGGCCGTTACTCGAGGTACTCAAACGACAACCGAGGGGAGACAGTAGGCCTGGGTTTGGGATTATTTATAGCTGCGGAAATTGTTGCGGGGCACGACGGAAAAATTGAAGTAGGGTCGACCCTTGAACAGGGTACAATTTTTCGTGTGTCGCTACCTATTCTCTAG
- a CDS encoding fimbrial protein, producing MLDRYEPSLFAISPKGYGIASGTVRLEIIKSGPLASQVRIAAGNLGNLQSGELILNRFNLANALVVNAASCQTPAVPVAMGDDYQLNEFREAGAKPRTVPFDIALNQCQTGIKKVTYSLKANTPVIDGPNGIVALNAKSTAKGIGLQLMNALGQPIALDTSYPFDAFSTTGLNFKIPLSAAYYRLGTEELRAGSANTEVTFIVNYL from the coding sequence ATGTTAGATCGTTATGAGCCTTCTTTATTTGCGATCAGCCCAAAAGGCTATGGTATTGCATCCGGCACGGTCCGCCTGGAAATCATCAAGTCAGGCCCATTGGCATCGCAAGTCAGAATTGCTGCCGGTAATCTGGGCAACCTGCAATCAGGCGAACTGATCCTGAATAGATTCAACCTGGCCAATGCTCTGGTAGTGAATGCTGCCTCCTGCCAGACACCTGCCGTCCCCGTAGCCATGGGTGACGACTATCAACTCAACGAGTTTCGCGAGGCTGGCGCCAAGCCGCGAACGGTGCCTTTCGACATTGCCTTAAATCAATGCCAGACCGGCATCAAGAAAGTGACCTACTCGCTCAAGGCCAACACCCCGGTCATCGACGGCCCGAACGGCATTGTTGCGCTCAACGCCAAATCCACCGCCAAAGGCATCGGCCTGCAATTGATGAATGCTCTCGGCCAGCCCATCGCACTCGATACCAGTTATCCGTTCGACGCGTTCTCCACGACCGGCCTCAACTTCAAGATCCCGCTATCCGCAGCCTACTACCGTCTAGGCACTGAAGAACTCCGGGCAGGCAGCGCTAACACCGAGGTGACCTTTATCGTGAATTACCTGTGA
- a CDS encoding alkyl/aryl-sulfatase, with protein sequence MKFRHHLLVMAISLNSGLVLAQVAPKDASEQTRQANAAVLKELPFSDKQDFEDAKKGFIETLVPMTIKDAKGGTSWDLTSYDFIKGEAPDTVNPSLWRIAELNLNNGLFKVTDRVYQIRGFDLSNMTIIETDNGLIIIDPLVTTEVAKAGLDLYYKNRPKKDVVAVIYTHSHADHYGGVKGVTNEEDVKSGKVKIIAPEGFLEEAVSENVLAGNAMSRRTLYQYGALLPRSARGQLDAGLGKTTSFGTFTLIAPTDTITKTGEKRNIDGVEMEFQMAPGTEAPSEMLIWFPQFKLLNTAEDATHTLHNLYTLRGAQVRNAANWWKTLNQAINAHGSEVEVVIAQHHWPMWGQQRIVDFIADQRDMFKYIHDQSLNLANKGYTMVEIAEQLQLPDSTGKKWHNRGYYGSVNHDAKAIYQRYLGWYDSNPANLHPLPPTEAGQKYVEFMGGAEAVMTKAKASIDKGDYRWAAEVLKHVVFADPSNQQARNLQADAFEQLGYQTENPTWRNEYLMGAYELRNGVPKVPGISTSSPDMVAAMSPDLLLDYLGVRINGPKAIGKHALLNWKQPDGSNYAVELRNGVIIYTEGKVLDKADATLTVDKLGFAGLMMGGVDLDKEIAAGKAKVDGDVTKVNELLGLLDTFPTMFDIVTP encoded by the coding sequence ATGAAGTTTCGTCATCATTTGTTGGTCATGGCGATTAGCCTGAACAGTGGCTTGGTTTTGGCTCAAGTGGCGCCAAAGGATGCGAGCGAGCAAACGCGGCAGGCCAATGCGGCGGTGCTTAAAGAGCTGCCTTTCTCAGATAAGCAGGATTTTGAGGACGCCAAGAAAGGCTTCATCGAAACGCTGGTGCCAATGACGATTAAAGATGCAAAAGGAGGAACGTCGTGGGATCTGACCAGCTATGACTTCATCAAAGGCGAGGCACCCGATACGGTCAACCCGAGCCTGTGGCGAATTGCGGAGCTGAACTTGAACAACGGGTTGTTCAAAGTCACCGACCGGGTGTATCAGATTCGCGGTTTCGATCTGTCCAACATGACGATCATCGAAACGGATAACGGCTTGATCATCATCGACCCGCTGGTAACCACTGAAGTTGCCAAAGCGGGTCTCGACTTGTACTACAAAAATCGGCCCAAAAAAGACGTTGTTGCGGTGATCTATACGCATAGTCACGCTGACCATTATGGTGGCGTAAAAGGGGTAACCAACGAAGAGGACGTGAAGTCTGGCAAGGTCAAGATCATCGCACCCGAGGGCTTCCTTGAAGAAGCCGTGAGCGAGAACGTGCTGGCCGGCAACGCGATGAGCCGACGCACCCTCTACCAGTACGGCGCGTTGTTGCCGCGTAGTGCCCGTGGGCAGCTGGATGCTGGGCTCGGCAAAACGACCTCGTTCGGTACCTTCACCCTGATTGCGCCGACCGACACCATTACCAAGACTGGCGAGAAGCGCAACATCGACGGCGTCGAGATGGAGTTCCAGATGGCACCGGGCACCGAAGCGCCGTCGGAAATGCTGATCTGGTTCCCTCAATTCAAATTGCTCAATACCGCCGAGGATGCCACCCATACCCTGCACAACCTGTACACCCTGCGCGGCGCCCAGGTACGCAACGCGGCGAATTGGTGGAAGACCCTAAACCAGGCGATCAACGCCCATGGCAGTGAGGTCGAAGTGGTCATCGCCCAGCACCATTGGCCGATGTGGGGCCAGCAACGCATCGTCGACTTCATCGCCGACCAGCGGGACATGTTCAAGTACATCCATGACCAGTCCCTTAACCTGGCGAACAAGGGTTACACCATGGTCGAGATCGCCGAACAATTGCAGTTGCCCGACAGCACCGGCAAAAAATGGCACAACCGTGGTTACTACGGATCGGTGAACCATGATGCCAAGGCCATCTACCAGCGCTACCTGGGCTGGTACGACAGCAACCCGGCCAATTTGCACCCGCTGCCACCCACCGAGGCGGGCCAGAAGTACGTTGAATTCATGGGTGGTGCCGAAGCGGTCATGACCAAGGCCAAGGCCTCGATCGACAAGGGCGACTACCGCTGGGCCGCCGAGGTGCTCAAGCATGTTGTATTTGCCGACCCTTCCAATCAGCAGGCGCGCAACTTGCAGGCTGATGCCTTCGAACAGTTGGGCTACCAAACGGAAAACCCGACATGGCGCAATGAATACCTGATGGGCGCCTACGAGCTGCGCAATGGCGTACCGAAGGTGCCGGGCATCAGCACCTCGAGCCCGGACATGGTGGCTGCGATGAGCCCGGACCTGCTGCTCGATTACCTGGGCGTGCGGATCAACGGCCCAAAAGCCATCGGCAAGCACGCACTGCTGAACTGGAAACAGCCCGATGGCAGTAATTACGCGGTGGAGTTACGCAACGGTGTGATCATCTACACCGAAGGCAAGGTGCTGGACAAAGCCGACGCCACGTTGACAGTCGACAAGCTCGGTTTCGCCGGGCTGATGATGGGCGGCGTGGACCTGGACAAGGAAATTGCCGCAGGCAAGGCCAAGGTGGACGGGGATGTCACCAAGGTCAACGAGCTGTTGGGACTGCTTGATACCTTCCCGACGATGTTCGACATCGTCACGCCTTGA
- a CDS encoding transporter, with the protein MLRRSWCIDTTLLGISIAASITAHADNARDWQNLPTDLNMIFGYYNLIDTNTPIDTSLPIDGLSLNADLYILRYARSFGIDGRNSAIQVIQPYADVSASFDDARFFDGTKHNGGMGDVQLVFVHNLFGGPALTQEEFVTWQPETFLTGALWVTAPTGDYDKKRIINIGANRWVFKPELAFGTPIGPTWLEVNTYVSLYGDNDDYLGDNKLEQKPLYAVEGHYSYSFNRALWASLDATYNKGGETRINGVNQDNQQENTLLGASLGFMLSPQFGGLIAYSDTVSERTGSPDVNTWTLRLQYVW; encoded by the coding sequence ATGCTTCGACGCTCGTGGTGTATCGACACAACGCTGCTGGGTATCAGCATTGCCGCGTCCATAACCGCTCACGCAGACAACGCTCGCGACTGGCAGAACCTTCCAACCGACCTGAACATGATCTTTGGCTATTACAACCTCATCGACACCAACACACCAATCGACACTTCATTACCGATCGACGGACTGTCGCTGAACGCCGACCTGTACATCCTGCGCTACGCAAGATCCTTTGGCATCGACGGACGAAACTCTGCGATACAGGTAATCCAGCCGTACGCTGATGTCAGCGCATCATTCGACGACGCGCGGTTTTTTGACGGTACCAAGCACAACGGCGGCATGGGTGATGTGCAGCTGGTCTTCGTGCACAACCTGTTCGGCGGGCCGGCGCTGACCCAAGAAGAATTCGTCACCTGGCAGCCCGAGACATTCCTGACCGGGGCCTTGTGGGTAACGGCGCCCACGGGCGACTACGACAAGAAGCGCATCATCAATATCGGCGCCAACCGCTGGGTGTTCAAGCCGGAGCTGGCATTTGGCACGCCTATCGGGCCGACCTGGCTCGAGGTCAACACCTACGTATCTCTGTATGGCGATAATGATGATTACCTGGGCGACAACAAGCTTGAGCAGAAGCCGCTGTACGCTGTGGAAGGCCACTACAGCTACAGCTTCAATCGCGCGTTGTGGGCCTCCCTCGATGCGACCTACAACAAAGGCGGAGAAACCAGGATCAATGGCGTCAACCAGGATAATCAGCAAGAGAACACATTACTGGGTGCCAGCCTGGGCTTCATGCTATCGCCCCAGTTCGGGGGTTTGATTGCTTATTCTGATACCGTCTCTGAGCGCACAGGCTCGCCGGACGTAAACACTTGGACGTTGCGCTTGCAGTACGTCTGGTGA
- a CDS encoding glycoside hydrolase family 19 protein encodes MSPLSEQLLLQIFPNARPVAGIFLPALNRAIACHKINSPLRVAAFLAQIGHESGQLRNLVESLNYSVESLLAKFSRDRISETDAKAYGRAAGRPANQQTIANCVYGGAWGTKSLGNKRPGDGWLYRGRGMIQITGLVNYIPCAAALGLLGHLRARPLDPECRDGCFRRKTDDRGGYKFFQLQPTTLCC; translated from the coding sequence ATGTCCCCTTTAAGCGAGCAGCTGCTGCTGCAGATTTTCCCTAATGCCCGCCCAGTTGCGGGCATTTTTTTGCCTGCGCTGAACCGGGCCATTGCTTGCCACAAGATCAACAGCCCATTGCGCGTAGCCGCGTTCCTGGCCCAAATCGGCCATGAGTCTGGCCAGTTGCGCAACCTGGTGGAGAGCCTGAATTACAGCGTTGAGTCCTTGCTGGCGAAGTTCAGTCGCGATCGCATCAGCGAGACGGATGCCAAGGCCTATGGCCGCGCCGCCGGCCGCCCAGCAAATCAGCAGACCATTGCCAATTGTGTCTATGGCGGAGCCTGGGGTACGAAGAGCCTCGGCAACAAAAGGCCAGGAGACGGCTGGCTGTACCGAGGCCGCGGCATGATCCAGATTACTGGTCTGGTGAATTACATTCCGTGCGCCGCCGCCCTGGGCCTTCTGGGGCACCTACGAGCACGGCCGCTCGACCCTGAATGCCGAGACGGCTGCTTCCGACGCAAAACGGACGATCGCGGTGGCTACAAATTCTTTCAGTTGCAACCCACGACCCTATGTTGCTGA
- a CDS encoding fimbrial protein, whose protein sequence is MSDAMAGSCTAINSTTETLNFGADLANQSLTIPIDTPNGTVVYQDTVHASRNHLWKCTATSLYGVSLNPKLGTVSAGERTLPLGRTGLSFRIWADMLGRYETSLQPIVPSNGYNMGVGSIRFEVVKTGELNAKVNVDAGYLASLQDDDLILKKFNLLNPIVLNAASCQTPSVPVVMGDDYQLQEFREAGAKPRTVPFDIALNQCQNGIKKVTYSLKANTPVIDGPNGIVALNAKSTAKGIGLQLMNALGQPIALDTSYPFDAFTTTGLNFKIPLSAAYYRLGTEELRAGSANTEVTFIVNYL, encoded by the coding sequence ATGTCTGACGCCATGGCCGGGAGCTGCACAGCCATCAACTCCACCACCGAGACCCTTAACTTCGGCGCCGATCTGGCGAACCAAAGTCTGACCATCCCCATCGACACGCCCAATGGCACAGTCGTCTACCAAGACACAGTGCACGCCTCCAGAAATCATCTATGGAAGTGCACGGCAACTTCGCTATACGGTGTATCGCTCAATCCAAAGCTGGGCACGGTGAGCGCTGGAGAAAGAACCTTACCTCTGGGTAGAACAGGGCTGTCGTTCCGCATCTGGGCAGATATGCTGGGTCGTTATGAAACGTCTTTGCAACCGATCGTTCCGAGCAACGGGTACAACATGGGGGTAGGCAGTATCAGGTTCGAAGTTGTCAAGACGGGTGAGCTGAACGCCAAAGTCAACGTCGATGCCGGCTACCTGGCAAGCCTGCAAGACGATGATCTGATCCTGAAAAAATTCAACCTGCTCAACCCCATCGTATTGAATGCAGCCTCCTGTCAGACCCCATCCGTGCCGGTAGTGATGGGTGACGACTATCAACTACAGGAATTTCGCGAGGCTGGCGCCAAGCCGCGAACGGTGCCTTTCGACATTGCCTTAAATCAATGCCAGAACGGCATCAAGAAAGTGACCTACTCGCTCAAGGCCAACACCCCGGTCATCGATGGCCCGAACGGCATTGTTGCGCTCAACGCCAAATCCACCGCCAAAGGTATCGGCCTGCAATTGATGAATGCTCTCGGCCAGCCCATCGCACTCGATACCAGTTATCCGTTCGACGCGTTCACCACGACCGGCCTCAACTTCAAGATCCCGCTATCCGCAGCCTACTACCGTCTAGGCACTGAAGAACTCCGGGCGGGCAGCGCTAACACCGAGGTGACCTTTATCGTGAATTACCTGTGA
- a CDS encoding fimbrial protein: protein MKYREFIFAALFFLIWIPKSYALKCEQKGTALVSDSYLVNTSVAIPNQLPAGTILYRQPSQTVEVLCWVDINGQSEENIYFYVNPRNVSVGDDIEIGVTYEGNDYLSSALAGGKLDIGWSVRGCPNELVCGSQKESKTMTYSIFFAKKSPAGASKEGPLISMANYMAFQFDGKGGVRPGKSYNLTVKGLDRFRYVPCVSSIDIFPGSINFGRFTSSSAKVGEIIKEVPFVVSERRSCDAVYGVDGYLEPMNAVLSEDMTILLPSNNKSVGISIFKGSGQQAVKFREEFELTPKTSPVGNSAQFTARLQWMTDTPILGGFDAGAIVNIFYK from the coding sequence ATGAAGTATCGAGAATTTATATTTGCGGCGTTGTTTTTCTTAATATGGATCCCTAAGAGCTATGCGCTGAAGTGCGAGCAAAAGGGAACCGCGTTAGTGAGTGATTCGTATCTGGTCAATACGAGCGTTGCAATACCGAACCAACTGCCTGCAGGTACGATCTTGTACCGGCAGCCTAGTCAAACTGTCGAAGTTTTGTGTTGGGTTGACATCAATGGCCAGTCAGAGGAGAACATATATTTTTATGTTAACCCTCGCAATGTTAGCGTTGGTGATGATATTGAGATTGGGGTGACATATGAAGGCAATGACTATCTTTCCTCTGCACTGGCAGGAGGTAAGCTCGACATCGGCTGGAGCGTAAGAGGGTGTCCTAATGAATTAGTTTGCGGGTCGCAAAAAGAGTCTAAGACAATGACGTACTCTATCTTCTTTGCAAAAAAATCTCCTGCAGGGGCAAGCAAGGAGGGACCGTTAATATCCATGGCTAACTATATGGCATTCCAGTTTGATGGCAAGGGCGGGGTCAGGCCGGGGAAAAGTTACAATTTGACAGTTAAAGGATTGGATCGCTTCAGGTACGTGCCATGTGTTTCGTCTATTGATATATTTCCGGGCTCTATTAATTTTGGTAGGTTTACATCATCTTCCGCCAAAGTCGGGGAGATTATTAAAGAGGTTCCGTTTGTTGTTAGTGAGCGCCGGAGTTGCGACGCTGTTTATGGGGTTGACGGGTATCTTGAGCCGATGAATGCAGTGCTGTCGGAAGACATGACAATACTTTTGCCGTCCAACAATAAGTCTGTTGGGATTAGTATTTTCAAAGGTTCCGGTCAGCAGGCAGTTAAGTTTAGAGAAGAGTTCGAGTTGACACCTAAAACCAGTCCGGTTGGCAACTCAGCTCAATTCACTGCAAGGCTTCAGTGGATGACGGATACCCCGATCTTGGGTGGTTTCGATGCTGGGGCCATTGTGAACATTTTTTACAAGTGA
- a CDS encoding fimbrial biogenesis chaperone, whose protein sequence is MAINSCSALFAKVCLFSLWSFSFCVQAQISFDGATRFVLNSDQKLITMIAVNEGADTALVQVMLERGEPDDAEDLPLAISKPLLLIPPYGKASIDIIYQGQGLPNDRESYFLIKALVVPKKAKNKSEVSLAVQHNLKLFYRPVFASSIESAYEEISWTKSGDVEAGVVENKSPYYLTMTNIQFFNRGGQECGNVLSHMMLKPFQAVSVSALGCGKDITHVNYRVVGDSGITYARTAKFPLVTGVEKS, encoded by the coding sequence ATGGCTATTAATAGCTGTTCTGCGTTGTTTGCTAAAGTTTGTTTATTTTCGTTATGGTCATTCAGCTTTTGTGTTCAGGCTCAAATCAGCTTTGATGGGGCTACACGGTTTGTACTTAATAGTGACCAAAAACTAATCACGATGATCGCGGTCAATGAGGGTGCTGATACGGCACTGGTTCAAGTTATGCTTGAGCGGGGGGAACCTGATGACGCTGAGGATCTCCCACTGGCCATATCGAAACCGTTACTATTAATTCCCCCTTACGGCAAGGCTTCTATAGACATTATATATCAAGGGCAAGGGCTGCCAAATGATAGGGAGTCATATTTCCTTATAAAGGCTTTGGTTGTCCCTAAAAAGGCTAAGAACAAAAGCGAGGTGAGCTTGGCAGTTCAGCATAATTTGAAGCTTTTTTATAGGCCGGTTTTTGCGAGCTCTATTGAAAGTGCTTATGAAGAGATTAGCTGGACTAAGAGCGGTGATGTGGAAGCAGGCGTGGTTGAAAACAAATCACCTTATTATCTGACCATGACCAATATTCAATTTTTTAATCGCGGTGGTCAAGAATGCGGAAATGTCTTGAGCCACATGATGTTAAAGCCATTTCAGGCTGTCTCCGTCTCAGCCTTGGGATGCGGTAAAGATATTACCCATGTGAACTATCGGGTTGTCGGCGATTCGGGGATTACCTACGCAAGAACAGCAAAATTTCCATTAGTTACAGGGGTAGAAAAATCATGA
- a CDS encoding VOC family protein, translating into MSNRGKDRQIDNIEFNVSDIKRSKDFYGAVFGWCFVDYGPTYTEFSDGRLTGGFTTGEPVRPGGPLVILYSDDLAGAESRVVAAGGKISREVFSFPGGKRFHFVDPDGYELAVWTAAV; encoded by the coding sequence ATGAGCAACAGAGGGAAGGATCGCCAGATCGACAACATTGAGTTCAACGTCAGCGACATCAAGCGCAGCAAGGACTTCTATGGCGCGGTGTTCGGTTGGTGCTTCGTTGACTATGGCCCAACATACACCGAGTTCAGTGACGGTCGGTTAACCGGTGGCTTCACCACTGGCGAGCCAGTCAGGCCAGGCGGCCCACTGGTCATTTTGTACTCAGACGACCTCGCTGGCGCCGAGAGCAGGGTTGTGGCTGCTGGCGGCAAGATCAGCCGGGAAGTTTTTTCGTTTCCTGGTGGGAAGCGATTCCACTTCGTCGACCCAGATGGCTACGAGCTTGCTGTCTGGACAGCGGCGGTCTGA
- a CDS encoding tyrosine-type recombinase/integrase, with protein MGLQWDDIDLEARTANIRRIIVDGQPEDRTKTKHHRVILLNERALHALRQARRLADLRRIASKSATPTSSFVFQPGKGGMWIREPSVTIKHFKLALTALSIRERRQYDTRHTYATMCLMAGMNPAFIANQLGHSVEMLLSTYAKWISSSSDWRELEKLPARV; from the coding sequence ATGGGTCTGCAGTGGGATGACATTGATCTGGAGGCGAGAACCGCAAACATCCGCCGCATTATCGTCGACGGCCAGCCCGAAGACCGGACCAAGACGAAGCATCACCGGGTCATTCTGCTCAATGAGCGCGCGCTTCACGCCTTGCGCCAGGCCAGGCGCCTGGCTGATCTTCGTCGGATCGCTTCGAAGTCCGCCACGCCGACCAGCTCATTTGTGTTCCAGCCAGGCAAAGGCGGGATGTGGATCAGAGAGCCAAGTGTTACAATCAAGCACTTCAAGCTCGCGCTCACCGCGTTGAGCATCCGTGAACGTCGGCAGTACGACACGCGCCACACCTACGCAACCATGTGCCTAATGGCTGGGATGAACCCCGCGTTCATCGCGAACCAGCTCGGCCATAGCGTCGAGATGTTGCTCTCTACTTACGCAAAATGGATCAGCTCCTCCTCGGATTGGAGGGAGCTGGAGAAGCTGCCGGCTAGAGTCTGA